TCTACAGCACGGACTCGTTCTACTACCTCTACGTCTCACGGGCGGACCACGCCGAGAAGGCCCTGGCGCTCATGAAGTGCGAGCGGGGGAACCTGACGTTCCCGATCGAGAAGGAGTACGTGCTGGACGGGGCGGAGAACATCTTCCTGCGGCTCGAGATCAAGGACGATCGGATATCGTTCTTCTACTCCCGGGATGGCGTCACCTTCCACGCGGTGGGGTGGGAGCACGACGCGTCCATCCTGTCGGACGAACACGCGGTGCCCTGTGGGTTCACGGGCAATTTCGTCGGGATGGCGTGCCAGGACCTGGCCGGCACACGCCTGCACGCGGACTTCGACTGGTTCGACTACCGCGAGATCGGTTGACGCCCGAACAGGAAGACGGCAGCAGCCTCGCGCTGGGCTGACGGCTGATCCCGTATCCCACGAACCTGCACCCCGCTCCCGCAGCCGGCTAATAGGCCGGCTCCGGCTCGCGCTCCTTGCCGCGGAGGTGGATCTGGAGCGTCAGCATCCACGCGATCGGCGCCGCGACGAGCACGTGCGGCGACGGCAGCGAGGGCGCGCTGTCCTTCACGAAGCTCGAGGCGTAGACGTACTGCGCGTCGTAATACGGAAGGCCCAGGAGGTTCGTGCCGTTCAGGGCGAGCTCCATGCCGCGCCACCCGACCGCGGCGACGGCATCGAGGCTGACCGCGTCCTTGCCGTCCCGCCCGCCCGGGAGGGAGCGACCCGCCATGCCCTCGACGCCGGCGCCCACGCGGACGGTCACCTCCTTGCCAGAGAGCCGGCCGACCACCCCCGAGGCGAAGACGTCGTCGCGCAGGACGAACGCCGGCGCATAGGGCACCGGGTCGCCCTCCGCGAAGCGCGCGTCGGAGCCGGTGAAGCGAGCGTGGGTGTACGTGCCGCTCAGGTGCGCGCCGAACGGGCCGGAGCGCGCGCTCATCACGACCTGCGCGCCGGCGCGCACCGACGGCGGGGCCTCGATGTTCTGCCGCGACGCCGCGTCGAACACGCGGTCATTGCCGAGCCACGAGCCGAACCCCACCGCCGAGCCCTGGAAGGTCTTGCCCTCCTTGAGCCGGACGCCGGCCTCGACGCTGCGCACCTTGGTGAACGGCACGCGCTCGCCCTCGTCGAGGTCGCGCGCCTGCGGGGAACGGAACCCCTCGCCGTAGCTCGCCACGAGGTGCACGCCGCCGCTGACCGCGATGTCGGCCATGGCCTTGCTCGACACGACGAAGCCCTGCGCGGTGCGCTCGAGCCCGGCGTTGCTGGTGCGATCCTGCACGCTGTACGAGAGCGAGTCGAGGCGCGCGCCGCCACGGACGACCACGCGCCGGATCGGGTAGAGCGAGAGATCGGCATACGCGGCCACGTTCGTGGCGTCGATCGTCGCGTCGACGAGCGCGGCGTTCTTCGTGCCGTCCTCGAACAGGCGGGTGTCGGTCTGGTCGACCGAGTCCACGCGCGCGTAGGCGCCCATCTCGATGGAATCGCGCTTCGACGTGATCTCGACGCCATGGCGGTAAAGCACCGTGAGGCCGAAGGTCGAGGCGTCGTTCACCATCTCGCTGTCGTCGCTCTCGACGATCGGCTCGCCGGCGAGCTGGTCGAGCGCGTACCCGGTGAGGTTCTGGTGAAACGTCGTCTTGGTCTTTCCCGCGAAGCCGCCGATGCCCATCGTGCCCTCGCCGAGGCTCCACAGGACATCGGATCCTACGAGCGCCTGCGATGTCCGATCGCGGCCGAGCGGCCGCTGCGCCGCGTAGGGGTAGGCGCCCCGCTCCACGGGGCCCTGCGGCAGGTAGCCGGGAAAGTCGAAGCGCGCCGATCCGATGGCCACCGTCGCGCGGAACTGGACCTGGTTGGTGCCCCCGCCGAGCTGCCCGACGAAGGAGCTGCGCTCGCCGCCGCGCGCGCCGCCCGGCCCGTCCATGGCGTCGGTCTCGAAGGCCGCGAACGTGTCCATCATCTCGTCGTGCTCGGGCGCAAACGCGATGAGGAGACGCCTCGTCCCGAACGAGCCGACTCCCCCCTTCAGCCAGAAGCCCGGCGCCTCCAGGCCGAGATCCATGTGGAGCGAGCCGGCGACGCCGAAGTCGCCTTGCCTCGGATCGTGAGGGCCGCTGGCGATCCGGATCGACCGGACCACCTCCGGCATGATGAGGCGCATGTCGGCATAACCAGGAGCACGGATGTGCGAGACCTGGTTCATCGGGATGTTGCCGGCGAAGATCTCGACGTCCTGACCGGAGGTGCCGTCGAAGCCGCGCAGCGACAGGTGCGGCGCGCGACCGGGCAGGCCGCGATCGCTCACGAAGACGCCCGGGAGGACCCGCAGCACGTCGGCGCCCGAGCCGTGCGGCGCCGCGGCGAGGACCTGCGCGTCCGCCTCGACGTCGGAGGCGCTCCGGGCCGGCGGCTTCGCCCGCACCCTCACCTCGATGGGCTCGTCCTTGGGGGCGCAAGCGTCGATCTCGGCCTGGGTCGCCGCCTCGCGGACGCACCGCTCGTAGCCGTCGGCGCGGGCCACCGCCGGCCATGACGAGGCACAAAGGAGCGGGACGGCGGCGGCCAGCGGTCCTGCCGGCCCGAGCCGCCGTGATGGCCATCCCCTCGAGCCCCGTCCCCGGCGGTGCCTCATGAGGCGATGATACCGACGACGAGGGCGGAGCTTGGGAGGGAAACGCCCGTCGTAACCCTGCGCTCGCCCCGCCGCCGGAGGTGCGTCTCGAGCTCGAGGTCCCTGTTCAGGAGGCGCTTCCAGGAATGGCATCGCGTAGGCGAGGAGTATTTGTCAACCCACGCTGGGGCACGACAGATGCTCGTGGAGAGGAGAAGACAACCAAGGCCGATAGCGGTCCTTTGGCCTGGCCGCGCTCGTGGAGCCGCGGCAGTTTGAGGTTGTCGGGAAACCTGCCGTGCTGTAGCGTGTCGCCGTCGACGAGCAGGTTTTCGCCTCGTTTGGCAGACATCGCTCGTGCCATCGCGGGGCTGCGCTCACGCCGGTCCGTGTGTGACCATCGCCGTGGCCTCCAGGCCCACGGCGCGAGCCCGCCGTTGCCTGAACAAGGAGATAGCCCGGATGACACGCAGGGTTCACCTTCGGATCGTTCTCATCGCTTCTTTCTTTCTCTTGCTCTCGTTCGCCGGGATTCGCCCGAGCGCCGCCCGGTCGAGCCTGCCC
The DNA window shown above is from Sorangium aterium and carries:
- a CDS encoding TonB-dependent receptor, whose product is MARADGYERCVREAATQAEIDACAPKDEPIEVRVRAKPPARSASDVEADAQVLAAAPHGSGADVLRVLPGVFVSDRGLPGRAPHLSLRGFDGTSGQDVEIFAGNIPMNQVSHIRAPGYADMRLIMPEVVRSIRIASGPHDPRQGDFGVAGSLHMDLGLEAPGFWLKGGVGSFGTRRLLIAFAPEHDEMMDTFAAFETDAMDGPGGARGGERSSFVGQLGGGTNQVQFRATVAIGSARFDFPGYLPQGPVERGAYPYAAQRPLGRDRTSQALVGSDVLWSLGEGTMGIGGFAGKTKTTFHQNLTGYALDQLAGEPIVESDDSEMVNDASTFGLTVLYRHGVEITSKRDSIEMGAYARVDSVDQTDTRLFEDGTKNAALVDATIDATNVAAYADLSLYPIRRVVVRGGARLDSLSYSVQDRTSNAGLERTAQGFVVSSKAMADIAVSGGVHLVASYGEGFRSPQARDLDEGERVPFTKVRSVEAGVRLKEGKTFQGSAVGFGSWLGNDRVFDAASRQNIEAPPSVRAGAQVVMSARSGPFGAHLSGTYTHARFTGSDARFAEGDPVPYAPAFVLRDDVFASGVVGRLSGKEVTVRVGAGVEGMAGRSLPGGRDGKDAVSLDAVAAVGWRGMELALNGTNLLGLPYYDAQYVYASSFVKDSAPSLPSPHVLVAAPIAWMLTLQIHLRGKEREPEPAY